The Cryptomeria japonica chromosome 6, Sugi_1.0, whole genome shotgun sequence genomic interval AAAAGACCTATAGAGAGATTCCATGGAGGTCAAAGATTCTCGTTATGCAAGTAAGGACTAACTCACATTTTCTTTTAGTGCAAAACATGAAGGTAACGAAGGTGGAAAAAGCCAAAAGAAGTTTGGGAAGAGGGGGGTTTGTATCTTGTACATAGCAAGGGTTGCAGAAACGAATAAACACTATATTTTAGATTGGGTGGAGAAAATGAGAGAGCTTCTTGTTAAACTAAATTGCAAATGCTCAACACTTCATAAAACTAAAATAGTGAGGTCCACTAGATAGACTTCCTTGACCTTATAAATGTTAAAaatcttctattttattttattattttcatgatcattacaaaaattacatcgaAAATTGACATTTTGAATAGGGCAATGGCCTCCTCGAGGCACTTGAACAAATAATTCAAGCTAGGTAGAATTTTATTTGTATTTACAGGAAAAATGCCCAACTACGGCTTTACAGCCATCAATTTAGGCCCGAGACATttgatacatatttatatatagtaTAAGCATTACCCTAATTTTTCTTTTGTGGAACCTAGgataaaacacataagggttcGTCTTTGCTTCGTGGACATTGTTTAATGTCTCCCTATATTTCTCTCGTGCACATTGTTTATTGTCTCCCTTTGTTAAATGTCACTTgtggtgtgtatatatatatagaacttTGAATTCCGTGCACCAATTGGAAAAAAAAGAGTAATGGAAGGATGGTGAATGACCCACTTGCAAAATAAAATCTGTAGATTTATTATAGTGGTTTCTCTTTTGGACTGGATTCTGATATTGGAAGTGGAACTAAAAGGAAGAGCACTAAAAAATATTATCATTAGTTGGCCACGTTTAACAGGAAGTAACTTCTTTTTGCCTTGTAGATTGTTTTCATGATTTGAATTGATTTTTAATTCAATTAATGTGAGCTACTCTGAGTGATTTTCCACGTTCAGTCGTTTCCAATATATTCCAGTCAACGAAATGTGCTTGGACTAAGTTCAAATTTTGTAGGTTTTTAACATTTTACCGAACCAGCATGCATTGTTTGCAAAGCAAGTTGCCCTCCTGCAACAAAAATGCCTCATGCTAACACGCACCAAAAGCATGGGCACTCTGAGAGCTTTTCATACTCCAGAGTAGTTTGATATCTTAAAAATATTTGTTCACCTTATTTGTGAGTGAGAATATGGAGAAGAAAATAACTTTGCTCGTGGCTCTTTTTCTCTTTACATCTTTATTGTCAAAGTGCCACAGGACAAATGCTGTTGTGAATTGTGCAGAAGAAGATAGGGATGCACTCCTCCAATTCAAGGCTGCCATTGCCAAAGACCCCGCCGGAATTCTAAGCTCATGGAATGGCGACACAAATTGTTGCAACTGGAATGGTGTCACCTGCCAAAACAAGACTGGGCGAGTGGTTCATCTCATTTTATCTGAAGACAACAACAATAACAGTGTGTACCTGAGTGGCACCATGTCCCATTCCATATTCAGCCTCCCTTTCCTCCAACAGCTCATTATTTACAATATGAAGAATATTAGTGGATCTATTCCATCCTCAATTTCCCACCTTTCATTCCTCACCCACCTTACTCTAGCCAACAACAAACTTACAGGCTCCATTCCCTCCTCCATTACCTTGCTCTCCCATCTACAATTTCTCATCCTCGAAGGAAACCTGCTGACAGGCTATATTCCTAAAAACATTGGCAATTTGAGTGAATTAGCGGGCCTGTCATTGCATGGAAATCGTCTCTCAGGATCAATTCCTGCCAGCATTGGAAGTTTAAGCAAATTGCAATGGATGGAGCTTGACAACAATCTTCTCTCAGGCTCAATACCAGACTCAATATCAGGCCTCGCTTCTATCAGCTCTTTAGACATATCAAACAATTTTCTGTCAGGTACTATTCCTTCCTCTTTGGGCAATCTTTCCTTTCTTGCTTCGTTACAAGCCAGTAACAATCGCTTGCAGGGAGAGATACCATCATCAATGGCTTTGCTAAATTCCAGCTTGAATAAATTGAAACTAGATAATAACCAATTGCAGGGCTACATTCCAGAATCCTTTGTTGAGATGATTAACGTTTATGACCTTGACCTGTCCAGAAATAGGCTCACAGGTAATATCCctcctttctcaatttcttcctccTTTATGGCCTTTAGTCTATTCAACAACAGCCTAACAGGCACTATCCCACCCTCTTTCGGTACCATGTCCAGGCTACTCTCTCTTACATTATCTTACAATAAGCTCACAGGTGTGATCCCTGCTTCCTTCGGACAATCCTCACGGATTGAGATTCTTTCCATGTCAAACAATAAACTTACAGGTCATATCCCTAATTCATTGGGCCAAATGCCATATTTGCAATATCTTGATCTGTCAAACAATAACCTCAAAGGTCCAATTCCAAAGCTCCCAATTTTATATAATTTGTTTGGTCTTAATCTTGCTAGAAATAGATTATCTGGGCCTCTTCCAGAGCTATACAACAATAGCCTAGATTACCTTGATTTATCTTACAATAATCTGCAGCTTTCTACAATCCCTAAATGGATTGTAGGTACAAGCTTTGCAAATCTTCGGTTGGCTAGCTGTGGTATTTCTATAAGACTTAATGACTGGAAGCCTCGTGGTCCTGAACATTATACAGCACTCGATCTCTCTGATAACAGAATCACTGGCAATTTGAGTGATATATTTTCAGAGTTGACAGCACTGCAATATGTAAAACTCTCAAATAATCAACTAGGTGGAAACATCCCTTCGTCGATTACAAAGCTGAAGAGCCTGGAAGTTTTGGACCTGTCTGTAAACAGACTGAAAGGAATGATTCCAGAGGATGTGCTGCAGCTGAAGAATTTGAAAGAATTCAATGTAAGTTACAATCATTTGTGTGGGAAAATTCCAGACAAGAAGCCATTGAATTCATTCCCAGCTTCTGCATATTCTCATAATCAGTGCCTCTGTGGATCTCCTCTTCCAGTTTGCAGTCATCATTAATCAGCATCTAGTCAGATTTCTTGCATTGGATCTTGCTCAGGCCTCAGCAGAACAGTGTTTGgatataattctgagatatttctttCTAACCATGATTAGTGACCTGATCAAATCTGTTGCAATCCTCAATATGCATGTGATTGTTGCCTATTCAAATCCATTGTCATCCTGAGCATACATTGGTTTTATGTCATGATTCTTGTAAGTTTTCATGTCTATTTATTTTCCATTGAGTAAAATGAACATAAATCATACAAATATCATATACACAAGAAAATAAATAATGGTTAATAGTTTAAAACCTTGAGATTCAAAAAATATGATTTGAAAAAGAAGGCACCAAAAAATAGCTCTTTTAGAGATTCCAATATGGTTAGATATCATACGATCTTATTTTCTCGATCTATAAGAATTGCTATGAACATTGTCAAATATATTTTAGGAATAAAACTTGTACAATCTGGCAAAGTCAAGGTAaacatttttatattaaaattgGCTAGTGTCTTTTCTAAGTATCTGATCTCATCAGATGTGATATTCTACTAAAATTCAACAATTATCATGCCTACTGCAATTTATGAAATCCCTTATGCTTTACCACGAGAGCTTATCCCATTCAACTGGCATTTTAAGAAATTGATTCTAGGGAAAATCAGTCATTCGATCCACCCCTTCCTTTTTCCAACTCACTTTGCCTCCtcacaatgaaaaaagaacacaaCCTCTTGTCTGCTAAAATCTTAACTGTTATTATCATATTTTAAACTCAGACAGCTTAGAATATGTTGTCGGGTAACTATGTCATGTCGTAATTAGAATGTTAAGTGTGTTAGGGGTCGGTGGTTACCTGACGGTTGCCGGCAGTTGGCACCGGGCAACCTGTACCGACACCTACATATATGTACTTGGGTCTCTATTTTAGGTTGTGGATATTGCTTAAGGAAAATATGTTTTGAATGTACTGGAattttggaatcaatgaatacaGACACATGAGTTCTTTTCACTTGCATCTTTGTGTACTGTTACATTTCCTATATCTCTGTACTATTATGCATTGAATGCGCACACAACCCTCAGGGGCAAAACATCTGGCGCCATTGCCAAGTTAAACCTGGGAACGACGGGAGTATACTACATGGCACGACGATAATGAGACAACCATTGAGCAAGGGGACAAGTAGCAATCCCGAGGAAGAACCAGAGGAGTTGTTCGAAGGCGAGAGGGCACTGACAAGGGACTTCACCTGCATCTTACAAGCATCAATTGAAACTTATGTACGAAGGGAAGCCACGGAGGAGGACGTCCCTGAGAGCGCCATGTGGAGTGCCCTTGGCATAAGTCCGGCGGCGAATTGGTTGATGAATAACTTGCCTAGCCTGTTGGCACAAGCATTTCTTGCCCTACAAACTTGCTGAGAGGAAACCTAACGTGAGAACTGT includes:
- the LOC131044331 gene encoding DNA damage-repair/toleration protein DRT100; its protein translation is MEKKITLLVALFLFTSLLSKCHRTNAVVNCAEEDRDALLQFKAAIAKDPAGILSSWNGDTNCCNWNGVTCQNKTGRVVHLILSEDNNNNSVYLSGTMSHSIFSLPFLQQLIIYNMKNISGSIPSSISHLSFLTHLTLANNKLTGSIPSSITLLSHLQFLILEGNLLTGYIPKNIGNLSELAGLSLHGNRLSGSIPASIGSLSKLQWMELDNNLLSGSIPDSISGLASISSLDISNNFLSGTIPSSLGNLSFLASLQASNNRLQGEIPSSMALLNSSLNKLKLDNNQLQGYIPESFVEMINVYDLDLSRNRLTGNIPPFSISSSFMAFSLFNNSLTGTIPPSFGTMSRLLSLTLSYNKLTGVIPASFGQSSRIEILSMSNNKLTGHIPNSLGQMPYLQYLDLSNNNLKGPIPKLPILYNLFGLNLARNRLSGPLPELYNNSLDYLDLSYNNLQLSTIPKWIVGTSFANLRLASCGISIRLNDWKPRGPEHYTALDLSDNRITGNLSDIFSELTALQYVKLSNNQLGGNIPSSITKLKSLEVLDLSVNRLKGMIPEDVLQLKNLKEFNVSYNHLCGKIPDKKPLNSFPASAYSHNQCLCGSPLPVCSHH